The genomic DNA GTTAAAAGGAGAAGCAGGAAGAATAATCAagaacctaataaaaaaaaattgctttcaAGTCTTACTATGAAAACGTATCATCAACTACCCGTTAAAGTCCGCTGCTGAACTGTAATCTTCTACTCTAAAGgtaataatagaatatttagTTCTCATACCTTCACTGTTCAAAGGTACATATTAAACTTCATATTTTTATCAGGGGCTCATAAACTTACCAAAAGTTCAAAAGTTCAATGACTCAGTAACCATGAACAAAATCACAAATCTTTATTATTCACCCCAGAGGACATAACGTACATTTTAGAAAGtcctttgtttaaataatttcaaattaaattgttctaGACAAACCTTCAACGCTGCTAATGCAATCGAAATCATCCTTCGTAGTACAGACTGGCTCCCTGATGAATTTCCCtgaaaattgtaatatatttttcatttgcatagtttttctatttcttacCCTTAGACCATTTATATATCAAGCTTTTATTACAAGTCATTTTGTATGGTAttagcaattgccgccgcccttggacatccgaaacaccaaaggcgttataagttcgttgctagccttttgcgggttaggaatttaagggttgttggggaatccgggattggaaagattgggaaggaaggtaattgggcctccaataaCCGCActaacacaatgaaacacaacgcaagccattgtttcacgtcggttttcctgTGCCGTGGTGtcacaccggtcgagccggcccattcgtggcgtggcgtggctctcccacacagcATGGTACTGTAGTTTAAAAACCAGACAAGAACAACAGAATTGGTTGCATTctgtgtaattttaaaatacgcGACCTCATTTGTAGACAAGGGGATTGTGACACGCTCCGTGACGCATATGCTTAAACAAATTGATCATGTAAAGAATGACCTTTTCTATAGAACAGGAACACGTGTAGGCAAAATTTTTGAGTAAAACAAGCACCTATATATATACATCTTCAAATAAATTCGCACATGAGGCGTGGTATACGCTTCACTTGTTCTGCAAACGGGCTGATGTCGTTCCGtctatgaatttgttttaaggCGCAAAATATACGTCGGTTTGGCTCAGTCGAGATATacttagatttttaaaagaagCTAAGTATgtgcatattttatttcatactgtGTCTAAAAAGGAACGGAGTACCTAAGGTACCAACAATATCAGgatcacgaatgggccgactcgaccggaatgataccacgacctcacaaaaaaccgacgtgaaattacacttgcgttttgtttcgttgtgtgagtaaggttataggagcccaattacccctctacTATggactcgtaacgcctctggtgtttcgggtgtccacgggcagCGGCggttgctaaccatcaggtgatccgtctgttcgttcaccggcttataccataaaaaaatcaatctgactattgttttatttcgtcTCAATACACACCTTTAATATAGCAGATAGACATTGGCATTAACCGAAGCAAAGGCTCGCATTCAACAACGCTTCAGCAGTTTTCTGtcagcattaaaataattaagttaaacaTACTTACTAGGCCAATTAAAAAGCACGCAATTACACTTCTTCCTAGCCTCCTGCACCAACAGATCATGTTTACAATTACTATCAGTATAGAACTCATAATATTGAAGACGTTTCTCATTCTGGAAGAAGCATTGCCTCCTATAAGGTGAGAGGGCTCGGAGGGAGAAGTCTGTCTTGTAAGTGAGAGGAGTGACTTCGATGGTGGTCATCTTGTCCATTGGTAGACGGAGGACGGTGCTGGTGTAGACGTGGTCGGTTGGAGAGCTGATGAGGATCTGGAAGGAAATGATGAAGAAGAATTGAATATTGGTGGAATAGAGTTAAGACAAGATGAGGCAAGCGTAAGGGATCGTATATTGCGGCGACCCATCGAAGAGACTTTTGTGCAATGTTGCAATTGTAGATACTTTTAGTAGTTTCCTAGACCGTACCAAAAATGAACcaagttatttaattatctataatataaaaataagtctggttttccttcctgacgctaaaacttcagaacgcatgaaccgatttccaagGTCGTctctccgtgaggtttatagcaaagaaaaattcAGAAAacatttcaagagaaaagcagaaaaacggaaaatcattggtgacgAAACGAAggtcgccgggtttgctagtgtattgataaaattcacaaatattatgaaatgcTTACAGTAAATCCCAAGCTCTTTCCTTCGCAAGCATATTGATGTTCAGTATTGTTCAGGAACAGTTCCACACCCAAGCCATTAGTTTCTCCAGACGCCATGACCCTTAAAGGCTTCATCGTCAGGTCTGGTGGAAACACCTTCGGGTATCCGATGTCCAAGCCCCAGTTCAAAGCTGCTGGCTTTGCATCCACGTTGAAGGTTTTGTGCCAAGCTAGAGTGTCGTTGGTCCTATGACAAAGATTAATTAGATGGATTTATTGGCTAAtttggaatatattttatagatgACTAGCTATACtatacttccgcgcggtttcacctgctctgcttggctcctattggtcatagtgtgatgttttatagcgtatagccttcctcgataaatgcaccacccaacacaaaaataattattcaaatcagaccagtattTCGGGATATTAGCGCGtatatatagattattattgCCCACATTTATATGAGGCCATCAATACTACTGTAATGAAGAGTCGCTGTTACATAACTACATTAATATTGTAGTTAAATACTATGTTTGATAAGTTCTGTCTGACTTTCAATGGGCTCTCCAGAtgcgaggataaaaggcgtgacgttgaatcGTTGTCTGACGTCCTAGAAGATATAATACGACATTACTTACATAGCATTTAGTGGTAAACTGTTGAACGCGAAGCACATTCCGTAGTTAGTGAAGATAGGCTGGAACAGCTCACAGCATTTGTCCATTTCCCACTTGGTATCATGCAGGGCTGGCCAGTTGCAGGCTTTTACTACTTCTGGACAAGAAGGAGCTCCCTGGAAACATATATTAGTTTAACCATTCTAGTTTTCTGTATAAAGATAATATGATTACATCAAGCAATTTCAACCCTtattatttgttagttaaaTAGGAAATTAGGTTTGAAGTTTTGGAGTAGTTTGTTAATGCTTGTATCTTTACAAAGAACATACAAATATGAAGTGTACTTCACCATAAGTTACTGAAGTAACTTATAGGTCCACTAGATCCTTATGTCTTGTAGTCTTCAATAAAAGATAATTCCATGAGAGaaaatctattttgtttattttctttcactCTAGTGAACATTAATTTTAAGCCTGAACTTAATCCTAATCAGATAGcctttgtatttataatacctGAACAACAAAATCCGAAAGCATATGAAACTGCATATCATCCAAACGGGTACTCCAATATTTGTTATCTTTCGTCATCCTAGGACAGACCATAGCAGCAAAGAATTCCTGTAACCTAAAACAATACAACACACAATTACACCCAGCTTCCTAGTTCgaagaaaattaaagtttttctacgtttaaattaaagttttttgcAATTTGATCCAATCTTGTCTGCATGCATCTCTGGATGAAAATGATGAATGAGTTTCTGTCTAAATTCATTACGGAACGAGGTAACTAGTTTCTGGATAAATCTTCTAGTTGGAACTTTAATCATACTATGGATGGTATTCGTAGGAACTGATTTAAATGCTTGTGAAGTAACGAATTATGTAGAAACAGGATTTAATacaatcacaaataaaaattagaagGCTAAGATTAGATAGGGCCTTGATAAGGCcttgattaaaattatatgaacCTCATTATGGAGAATCTATTTATATGTCCATCAGTCCCTAATATATGTCCAGTCACTCTATGAAATAAGGCTAGTAATTACCAAGCTTTGAAAATGAATGTGGCAGTAGAAATATTTATAGCTATTAAATCTTCGATCAACAATGTAGTATAAGTAGTATGTAAAAGTAGTTGTAGAACGTCTTCCttgattacattaaaaaatccaacaaaataaataacacacaataGTGCTCTAATACAGATATTTGGTACTCACCCCTCAAGTTCAGAAACGTTAGCAAAGGACATCTTAACGTGTAGATGAGGACAGATCACCACAGTTGGGAACGGTACAGCCCAAATAGGAGTGGGCACGGAGTCGATGACATTGACGAAAGGTGTGG from Spodoptera frugiperda isolate SF20-4 chromosome 9, AGI-APGP_CSIRO_Sfru_2.0, whole genome shotgun sequence includes the following:
- the LOC118271463 gene encoding pickpocket protein 28-like; protein product: MDKCCELFQPIFTNYGMCFAFNSLPLNAMTNDTLAWHKTFNVDAKPAALNWGLDIGYPKVFPPDLTMKPLRVMASGETNGLGVELFLNNTEHQYACEGKSLGFTILISSPTDHVYTSTVLRLPMDKMTTIEVTPLTYKTDFSLRALSPYRRQCFFQNEKRLQYYEFYTDSNCKHDLLVQEARKKCNCVLFNWPRKFIREPVCTTKDDFDCISSVEAKVEEQLIYAYYAESEDERGTSEAQESQSCHPSCNDVIYASQVFYSDLTKEMVNGSHKWGHLRIGEVTQINVHFYDDMFLGQHRHAQYDDYYFIGAIGGLLSLFLGFSIISVAELIFFVLLKPAYVILIEFNQK